Proteins found in one Muntiacus reevesi chromosome 2, mMunRee1.1, whole genome shotgun sequence genomic segment:
- the KLK12 gene encoding kallikrein-12 codes for MRASIFLLLCFVGFSHEAKEKIVNGTECVPHSQPWQVGLFEGTRLRCGGVLIDRRWVLTAAHCSGSRYWVRLGEHSLSKLDWTEQIRRSGLSVTHPSYRGNLGNHDNDLRLLRLGTPVRLTASVQPLPLPTTCATAGTECHISGWGTTNHPWSPFPDRLQCLSLSIVSNATCRAVFPGRITDNMVCAGGEAGEDACQGDSGGPLVCGGVLQGLVSWGSVGPCGQEGIPGVYTNICKYVDWIQTTIGSN; via the exons GGTTCAGCCACGAGGCCAAAGAGAAGATCGTTAACGGCACCGAGTGCGTCCCTCACTCTCAGCCTTGGCAGGTGGGGCTGTTTGAGGGCACCCGTCTGCGCTGTGGGGGGGTCCTCATTGACCGCAGGTGGGTTCTCACGGCTGCTCACTGCAGTGGCAG CAGGTACTGGGTGCGCCTGGGGGAACACAGCCTGAGCAAACTGGACTGGACGGAACAGATCCGACGCAGCGGCCTCTCGGTGACCCACCCCAGCTACCGAGGCAACCTGGGGAACCATGACAATGACCTCCGGCTTCTGCGACTGGGCACCCCTGTCCGGCTGACTGCCAGCgtccagcccctgcccctgcccacgACCTGTGCAACAGCCGGCACCGAGTGCCACATCTCGGGCTGGGGCACCACCAACCACCCATGGA GCCCGTTCCCAGACCGACTCCAGTGCCTCAGCCTCTCCATCGTCTCCAATGCCACCTGCCGAGCAGTGTTCCCCGGGAGAATCACAGACAACATGGTGTGTGCTGGCGGCGAAGCTGGGGAGGATGCCTGCCAG GGTGACTCCGGGGGTCCCCTGGTGTGTGGAGGGGTCCTTCAGGGTCTGGTGTCCTGGGGATCCGTGGGGCCTTGCGGACAAGAAGGCATCCCAGGGGTCTACACCAATATTTGCAAATACGTGGACTGGATCCAGACGACCATAGGGAGCAACTGA